The DNA segment TGATGTCACGGTTCTGGAGCCCAATGGGAATTGCCTGACGCTGGATAGGTGTTGGTTCCTGCAGAGACCCAGAGGTAGCCCTGAGTGTGGCAGAATTATACTAGCTGGGGTACTGCTGAGAGTGGGCATGCATGCTAGCACAGTGGGAGGACACCAAGCACAGTGGACAGGAATGGggacccaagaagaaacacaaTCACCAAAGCCAATACTTTGGTGACGGACAACATCACTTAGTGCCCCCTGGCAGAGAAGGCACCAAATAATCAAGGAACAAAGCTCTCAGCTCACAAACTAAGCTTGTATCCCCTAGAATGTCGAAACATATCACATCTTCTGGGCCAATCTGCCCTCCTCACCTTGTAGCCACACTTATCGATAACCTCCAAGATGTGTGGGGGCAGAGAAGAGTCTTTCCAGGATCTGATAGGATTGGGGATCTTGCCACCTTTGGTGGTGATGCTGTAGTCCTCACGGAAGATCCGCCAGTCCCTGTCTGTCATCTCATCTAACTTCTTCTGGGACCAATGCCTATCATCCCAGCGCTGCTTGGCTTCCTTCTTCCGAAGTTTGCGGAGTCTGGCCCTGGAGCAGGACGAGGAGGAAGCCAGCTCAGTGTCCTCCACTGCCTTCTGCAGACTCTGGGCTCTGCCCAACCACCCGTCACCAAGACTACTCACTCCTCCTGCTCCTTCTCTTCCAGAGTCCGCCTCTTCTCCATTAGGTCTCCGTAGAAACGTGACTGCTCTCGTTTCTGCTGCTTTAGGTCAATGCCTGCAATGAAGCCTCGCCCCAACAACTGCACCTGGTGCCGTTCTTTGTACCTGGGAGTGAGatgaagaaaaacagagaggGAGCTGCTCAGCAGCAGGAGGGAAGGGCAAACTGCCAGTATATATGCCAGTTCGCCATCCTGACCGGGGTGTTCCCTCACCCACAGAACTGGCTAACTTCCCCTTCTGTCTCTGTAGTCACCAGCACTCTCTAAGAACTGCCTGCTTTAAAAGACCCAGCGCCAAGGCCCAAAGGCACTCACAGGGGGTTGTAGTCAATGGATGTGTCCTCAGACGCATCCCACTCAAAGACAAACTTGCGGTCATTGAGATGCCTTGTTCGGCGCCGCTTCTTGATGCCCCCTAGGTAGCGCTCCTGCCCAGGGACAGAACACAGAACCCATCAGACACGAGGCCTGAACCTCACACACAGAGTCAAAATGACCAAGCGCAAGCCTCATTTTCTGTGCGGGCAGAGTGAAGACGGAGCCCCGGCTGGCACCTTAATGGCGTGCAGTTCCTTGCTCTTGTCCTTCTCCTCTCGGATCTTTTGCCGCCCCTCCTCATCCTCGTTTCCATTGGTCTCCCGCTCCATCCTCTCCCTGCGTTCCCGTCGCTCCCGCTCCTGAGGGTCTTCTGCGGGCCAAAGAAAGCAGAGCTGCAGAACAGCTAGCTCgggggaaggaaaaagagagcATGGGGGGATCCAGGGCACCAGATGAGGAAAAAGTGGGAGATACATAAGATGGCACAAGGGAATTAAGACCCAACTGAAAGACATTCTTCTCAGAAACTTACCCCATTCTTCCCTTTTCTAAATTCGAGTGCAAGCAGGCATCTGGCCTCCTGAGTGACAAAACCCCATCCTACTGTTTCCTACCCTATCTGGGGCTACCCACGGCAGGAAAACGAACCCAACATTTTCCTGCCCAAGTCTTGaaactgtttccttttcttcctctcttcttcaaGCATCCTCTGCCGCTCCTCCACCTCCAGCTGCCTTCGCTTTAGGGCTTCAGCCTCTCGTTCCGCTTTGGAGAGGAACTTGGGCTATAAAATAGATTGCAACTGTAAACAAAGTATCTGAAAGCAGGATATAATCACATCACTGATGGGGAGACAGCAGGGAACCTGGAAGTATTTGCTCAGGCATGAACCTGTTAAGGAAAACTAGGACCCTGTTAGGGGCTGAATTATGTTCCCCcttaaaattcctatgttgaagccctaacccctagTACCTCAGCATGTGACTGCACTTGGACACAGAGCCCTTAAAGAGGTAGTTAAAGTACAATGATTTGGAGTAGGTGGACCCTACTCCAAActgactggtgttcttataagagAGAATTTGGATACAAAGACACCCAGGTCATGCATACACCAAGGGATGATATGGGAAGATGGAAAAACATCCATCTATAAGCCAAGTAGAGAGACCTCAGAAAAAACCACCCTGTTTACACTTCCAGCCTCTAAAaccgtgagaaaataaattttggttGTTTAAGTCACTCAGGCTGCGGTGTTCTGTCATGCAGCCCTAGCCAACTAATACAGACTCTCCAGTTCTCACCTTAGCCTCAGCTTCTTCCTCAGCCTTTTTCTTGGCCAGAAGTTCCTCCAGGGACAATGGCTGGGCCTGAAGATAAAACACAAAGGACTTCAGTCCATAAAATCTCTCTCCCTTGAAGATAGACAAAATAGGACTCAAagagaaagatgagaaaaatcCTTCCTCTCCTTTACCTTAGGCTTCTTATCACCATGTTCATCCTCTTCATCCTTCTTCAAGTCTCTGTCTTTCCGAGATTTAAAATCTTTTCCTCGGCCAGGAGATAAACTTTAAGGGAAAAGAATAGGAAACTGTCTTACACCTGCACTTGGATGAGTATGGAAGGACGTTTTCGCATGACTCCGTGAGACTGGTGGCATGGTCCTCCATCACAGCCTGTCGCTCCTTTTGCAGGCCTGGTCACTCTGCCTGCTCTGAGACCTAATGATAGGCCTGTCTTGGCTTCATTCTACCTGAATTTCCTTTTCTGAGACTAATCTCTTCTGGCAAGTGGGTCTTCACTACTGACATCAAAAATATTTCCTCCAAATAGCAGCAGCACACTGCGAGAAAAAAATCCTGTTTAACTTTCTAATACACAATAAATTTCGGCTACACGGCCACTCACATACACCCCTCCCAGATACTGCTATATTATGTCCCCTCCTCATTTACCTTCCTACCAATCCCAGCAATCCTCTCCAAACACCCACAGAAGCTTAACCTACAGGAAATCTCAAACAACACCACCGTGTTTGTTATGAGAAACCTGTCCTTTGCTCTGAATTCTAACCTACACACTCAGAACCTAATAAAACCTCTGTAGAAAGTGTCCAGAGGAAAGAGATCAAGAGACCAGGGCATTAAGCTATCCCAACAAACATATGTTGTGTACCCTGGGTAGAAAACTGAATGGTCCAATGGAGATAAAGCAAATTTTGTAGGCTGGCAACCTTCTCAAACTTATTTCCAAATTCTAAGCAGACACTCAAAGGGTTGTGACTTCACTAACCAGTTATACTTCCTAAAAAAAGATGCAGGGCTTCTAAAGCAGAGACAGCTCCGCAGTAAGTACCAATAGAACGAACCCGTGAAGAAAAACTTACTTTCCTGAAAAGCTGAACCACCTCAGATACAAAGAGGGAGATGAGAGCACAACCCTAAAGGCCACTCCCACTCCCCCAGGTACCTGGATCGTTTCCGGTCCTTGTCCCGTCTGTGCCCGTCCTTATCCCGATCTCGGTCCTTCTTATTCCGATCACGCTCCTTATCTCGTTCTCGTTCTTTGTGCCGTCGTTCTCTGGAGACACCAAATGTAACAAATCACAtgacatttccagagtatcttgcTTCACTGCAGCCTTAAGAAGGTTCTCATTCTCATTTCTCCCCAAAGTAGTATTTTACAAATTGAGGAATGTGTTTCTGGGGGAAGTTATGAGGGAATTCTAAGGAAGTCTCATAGATCAGAGTTGTTACTGCTGAGTATCAATGAGAATGCCAGGCCCTGGACTATGTGAACAGATGAACTATCTTCCTTCATCATCTGGACCTTCATCTTACAAGTTCCCTCTTAACCTTTAAGAGCTACTGGGTCACCAGGTATGGagaaatgtattaaaattaatGTCCTGATACTGGAGGCATCAGAGGAATCAAGAACAGAGAGGTCTGAAATATACTCTCCTTTCCCACGTAACAGACATATGAAGTCACTTTACCTGTCCGTAGACTTGGAACGGGAACGAGAGCGAGAACGGCTGCCTCCACGGCGCCTCTCCCTAGACCGATGCCGCTTCCTATCTTTTGATGGGGAGGCCTTCCGGTCCCGGTCTCTGTCCCGTTCTCTGTCAGGAGTCCGAGATCGCTTCCTTTCTTCCTTGGAAGGTGATGTGTCACGATCCTTCTTGTCAGCCAGCTCTCCTGCCATCTGTCATGGAAAAAGGGGGTACTTACTATATCCAAAGTACTGCTCTAAACTGTTTACAGATAATCTACTTAGCCTCATAACAACTCAACGAGGTAGATATTCTGGAGGCCTACCTCAtcgatgaggaaactgaagctcagggcCCTAAAGTAACTTGCctgatcttactatgctgatggacagtgactgtaatggggtatgtggtggggacttgataagggggagaatctagtaaccacaatgttgctcatgtgattgtatattaatgataccataataaaaacaaacaaataaataatttaaaaaataaagtatttgccTGTGGACTCACAGTTGTCCAGGTGGTCTGGCTCCAGAGGCCCACCTGCTTTCATTTATACTATACTGTCTCTCTGCAATTCCTTTTTGTATATACTTATTTCCAAAAGTATACAATGAATATgc comes from the Manis pentadactyla isolate mManPen7 chromosome 10, mManPen7.hap1, whole genome shotgun sequence genome and includes:
- the DDX23 gene encoding probable ATP-dependent RNA helicase DDX23 translates to MAGELADKKDRDTSPSKEERKRSRTPDRERDRDRDRKASPSKDRKRHRSRERRRGGSRSRSRSRSKSTDRERRHKERERDKERDRNKKDRDRDKDGHRRDKDRKRSSLSPGRGKDFKSRKDRDLKKDEEDEHGDKKPKAQPLSLEELLAKKKAEEEAEAKPKFLSKAEREAEALKRRQLEVEERQRMLEEERKKRKQFQDLGRKMLEDPQERERRERRERMERETNGNEDEEGRQKIREEKDKSKELHAIKERYLGGIKKRRRTRHLNDRKFVFEWDASEDTSIDYNPLYKERHQVQLLGRGFIAGIDLKQQKREQSRFYGDLMEKRRTLEEKEQEEARLRKLRKKEAKQRWDDRHWSQKKLDEMTDRDWRIFREDYSITTKGGKIPNPIRSWKDSSLPPHILEVIDKCGYKEPTPIQRQAIPIGLQNRDIIGVAETGSGKTAAFLIPLLVWITTLPKIDRIEESDQGPYAIILAPTRELAQQIEEETIKFGKPLGIRTVAVIGGISREDQGFRLRMGCEIVIATPGRLIDVLENRYLVLSRCTYVVLDEADRMIDMGFEPDVQKILEHMPVSNQKPDTDEAEDPEKMLANFESGKHKYRQTVMFTATMPPAVERLARSYLRRPAVVYIGSAGKPHERVEQKVFLMSESEKRKKLLAILEQGFDPPIIIFVNQKKGCDVLAKSLEKMGYNACTLHGGKGQEQREFALSNLKAGAKDILVATDVAGRGIDIQDVSMVVNYDMAKNIEDYIHRIGRTGRAGKSGVAITFLTKEDSAVFYELKQAILESPVSTCPPELANHPDAQHKPGTILTKKRREETIFA